Proteins encoded in a region of the Paenibacillus wynnii genome:
- a CDS encoding aspartyl-phosphate phosphatase Spo0E family protein, with amino-acid sequence MSIPNSYPDEYTNNFREDELLMTIETLRCELLEVAQQRSLSDSTVVALSERLDRYILMAQNRMMEGLRSRKSGASLTI; translated from the coding sequence GTGTCCATTCCAAATTCTTACCCTGATGAATATACCAATAATTTCAGAGAAGACGAGCTATTGATGACGATAGAAACTCTTAGATGCGAGTTGCTTGAGGTGGCGCAGCAGCGTAGCCTCAGCGATAGTACTGTTGTGGCACTAAGTGAACGTCTGGATCGATATATATTAATGGCACAGAACAGGATGATGGAAGGTCTGCGTTCCCGGAAGTCCGGTGCCTCTCTTACGATATAG
- a CDS encoding DNA-binding protein has product MKANMPTIRSEIEKHLTHTGHNLASFAKMSGLNRGSLSAILHGNPPKPISLGQLDAITKAFGFPKGWFYTLYIEECFSENKVSRRRVEPFLIRCAEMGKTQCIDEVLNRILEYPKPLELIFSVAEKLFEQGRVKESIIFYTLVTENESDNYSDRLAISQYRIFKSLDSVVDMEEQLRAVITFEPFRGRLAENMALDGLLTLANVSFTLHKWKAVEKYADELRALAHGIYREELSRRRNGRRTEPLDLLKPLVLYYGHGYLLKAVALTKQGNYEDAKKYTAGYADLSWFELLDDESARVEVDNFRRFAEANTYTLELLSGNVGILPRYIDFLNAHPNEILPGLITIMHSANRYGNSVEGILTRFSREMLRFERFEDPINVDRRFRLNYQLAMYFINKEKYEKGIDYVIQCIKTSMAMNNGKGLLQCITLLEMNRDQASVKQLSEFQMLMKEVRINEKNAVDDDRRFGIV; this is encoded by the coding sequence GTGAAAGCTAATATGCCAACTATACGATCAGAGATTGAGAAGCACCTGACCCATACTGGTCATAATCTCGCTTCGTTTGCAAAGATGTCCGGTCTTAACCGGGGCAGCCTTAGCGCTATTTTACATGGGAATCCCCCTAAGCCTATATCCTTGGGCCAGCTGGATGCTATCACCAAAGCCTTTGGTTTTCCTAAAGGATGGTTTTATACTCTGTACATAGAAGAGTGTTTTAGTGAGAATAAGGTGTCGCGCCGACGGGTGGAGCCTTTCCTTATACGTTGTGCTGAGATGGGCAAAACGCAATGCATAGACGAAGTTTTAAATAGAATTCTGGAATATCCTAAGCCGCTTGAACTTATATTCAGTGTGGCTGAGAAATTATTCGAACAAGGCAGGGTTAAGGAATCCATAATCTTCTACACCCTTGTAACAGAGAATGAGTCGGACAACTATTCGGATCGTTTGGCAATTAGTCAGTATCGTATTTTTAAGTCTCTTGATAGTGTCGTTGATATGGAAGAACAACTGCGGGCAGTGATTACCTTTGAACCGTTCCGGGGCCGTCTTGCGGAGAATATGGCTCTGGATGGCCTGCTCACATTGGCAAATGTCAGCTTCACCCTGCACAAATGGAAAGCCGTAGAGAAATATGCAGATGAGCTAAGAGCGCTGGCCCATGGAATTTATCGTGAAGAATTGAGCAGACGTAGAAATGGCAGACGCACTGAACCACTTGACCTGTTAAAGCCGCTGGTCCTTTATTATGGACACGGCTATCTGCTCAAGGCAGTAGCCCTTACCAAACAGGGGAACTACGAAGACGCCAAGAAATATACAGCCGGTTATGCCGATCTTAGCTGGTTCGAGCTACTTGATGATGAGTCAGCTCGGGTTGAGGTAGATAACTTCAGACGGTTTGCGGAGGCCAATACGTATACGTTAGAACTGCTGTCAGGCAATGTTGGGATATTACCCCGCTATATTGATTTTCTTAATGCACATCCAAATGAAATTTTACCTGGCCTGATTACGATTATGCACTCCGCTAACCGATATGGAAATTCAGTGGAGGGGATATTGACACGATTCTCGCGGGAAATGCTAAGATTTGAACGTTTCGAGGATCCGATTAATGTGGACCGAAGGTTCAGGCTGAACTACCAGTTGGCGATGTATTTTATTAATAAAGAAAAATATGAGAAGGGTATCGATTATGTTATACAATGTATTAAGACCAGTATGGCTATGAATAACGGAAAAGGGTTATTACAATGTATAACACTATTGGAAATGAATAGAGATCAAGCTTCAGTGAAGCAGTTAAGCGAATTTCAGATGCTCATGAAGGAGGTGAGAATAAATGAAAAAAACGCTGTTGACGATGACCGCCGTTTTGGCATTGTTTAG
- a CDS encoding MarR family winged helix-turn-helix transcriptional regulator, whose product MNDENTVAHKLMIALRQLHRAQWQRSSEGNKPSEMTLMLSIGRHMKFKKEGPKVSEISRYLGLTPPTVTQLINSLEAKSMVERQADPTDRRVVRVLLTEQGKAVTRRAMVHRDASLQKLVEYLGEEESNQLADLLLKVHQFAQENPPPDLDRLQMNGDEKLD is encoded by the coding sequence ATGAATGATGAAAATACAGTCGCTCATAAGCTTATGATCGCCCTTCGCCAGCTGCATAGAGCACAGTGGCAACGATCCTCGGAGGGGAACAAGCCGAGTGAGATGACCTTGATGTTAAGTATTGGAAGGCATATGAAATTTAAAAAAGAGGGGCCGAAGGTGTCAGAAATTAGCCGCTATCTCGGTCTTACACCTCCAACCGTGACCCAGCTTATTAACAGTCTGGAGGCCAAAAGCATGGTGGAAAGGCAGGCTGATCCTACGGACCGCAGAGTTGTTCGGGTGCTCTTGACAGAGCAGGGCAAGGCGGTTACTCGTAGAGCCATGGTGCATAGGGATGCCTCTTTACAAAAACTGGTTGAATATCTAGGTGAAGAAGAGAGCAATCAGCTGGCGGATCTGCTGCTGAAGGTGCATCAATTTGCTCAAGAGAATCCGCCGCCAGACTTAGATCGGTTACAAATGAACGGAGATGAGAAGCTTGATTAA
- a CDS encoding ABC transporter ATP-binding protein — MIKLFKQLKPFKLAITAVLILVFLQSMGDLYLPTLMSDIVDEGIVQGDRSLIWRIGGFMLLVAGGGALCSVIASYLSAKVAAGFGKNTRSRMFNHVENFTLHEFDKLGTASLITRTTNDITQVQTVLTMMLRMMIGAPMMMIGGIIMAVSEDAKLSLIFVVVIPVLVGAIFFIGMKGLPLFKAIQIKLDKLNLVLREHLTGIRVIRSFNRIGHENKRFSEANRDLTDTAIKVNKIMAGLMPLMMLVMNFSMIAILYFGGIRIDEGNLRVGSLMAFIQYAMQIMFSLIMVSMMFVLIPRASASAIRINEVLDMQPEIIDPTQSELQTTATATKKDGRDGMHGFVEFNNVSFSYPGAEEPALSGISFSARPGEVTAIIGGTGSGKSTLLSLIPRFYDVNEGSVRVDGVDVRDMTQEELRNKIGYIPQKAVLFTGTINENIRYGKDDATEEEILHAAKVAQAFDFVSAMKEGFDSEIAQGGNNVSGGQKQRLSIARALVRKPEVYLFDDSFSALDFKTDAKLRAALKGETTESTVLIVAQRVSTVMDADRIIVIDDGQIVGMGNHRELLKNNEVYREIVSSQLSEEEIA; from the coding sequence TTGATTAAATTATTCAAACAATTGAAACCCTTTAAGCTCGCGATTACGGCTGTATTAATCCTTGTGTTCTTACAGTCAATGGGCGACTTATACCTTCCAACATTGATGTCCGACATTGTCGACGAAGGGATCGTACAGGGAGATCGAAGCCTTATTTGGAGAATTGGCGGATTTATGCTGCTGGTTGCTGGTGGAGGCGCATTGTGCTCTGTGATTGCCAGCTATTTATCTGCTAAGGTCGCAGCGGGGTTCGGTAAGAACACCCGGTCGCGAATGTTTAATCATGTAGAGAATTTCACCCTGCATGAATTCGACAAGTTGGGTACAGCGTCCTTGATTACACGGACGACAAATGATATCACGCAGGTGCAAACGGTGCTTACCATGATGCTTCGTATGATGATAGGAGCTCCAATGATGATGATTGGCGGTATTATTATGGCGGTATCCGAGGATGCTAAGTTATCCCTGATCTTTGTAGTGGTAATTCCTGTCCTAGTCGGAGCGATCTTCTTCATTGGTATGAAGGGCTTGCCGTTGTTCAAAGCCATTCAAATCAAGTTGGATAAATTAAATTTGGTGCTGCGCGAGCATTTGACCGGTATCCGTGTTATTCGCTCCTTCAACCGGATTGGACATGAGAATAAACGTTTTAGTGAAGCTAACCGTGATTTGACGGATACCGCTATTAAAGTAAATAAAATTATGGCTGGCCTAATGCCCCTTATGATGCTAGTAATGAATTTCTCTATGATTGCCATTCTTTATTTCGGTGGAATACGGATTGATGAGGGCAATCTTAGAGTGGGTTCCTTAATGGCATTCATTCAATATGCTATGCAAATCATGTTCTCCCTAATTATGGTTTCTATGATGTTTGTACTTATTCCGCGTGCCTCTGCTTCTGCTATTCGTATCAATGAAGTGTTGGATATGCAACCTGAAATTATAGATCCTACCCAAAGTGAACTGCAAACTACCGCTACTGCGACTAAAAAGGACGGTCGGGATGGTATGCACGGATTCGTGGAATTTAACAACGTGTCCTTCTCCTATCCGGGTGCAGAGGAGCCGGCTCTTTCTGGAATCAGCTTCAGTGCCCGTCCGGGTGAAGTTACTGCGATTATTGGCGGTACAGGGTCCGGTAAATCCACACTGCTTAGCTTAATTCCAAGATTTTATGATGTGAATGAGGGTTCTGTGCGTGTAGACGGAGTGGATGTACGTGATATGACGCAAGAAGAGCTACGGAACAAGATAGGATATATTCCGCAGAAGGCTGTGTTGTTCACCGGCACGATTAATGAGAATATCCGCTACGGGAAAGATGATGCGACCGAGGAAGAAATTCTGCATGCCGCGAAGGTGGCTCAAGCCTTCGATTTCGTGTCTGCGATGAAGGAAGGCTTTGACTCAGAGATTGCTCAAGGCGGCAATAATGTCTCCGGCGGTCAGAAGCAGCGTTTGTCTATAGCCCGTGCGCTCGTTAGAAAACCGGAAGTATATCTATTCGATGACAGCTTCTCGGCGCTTGATTTCAAGACCGATGCCAAGCTGCGGGCCGCTCTTAAGGGTGAGACCACAGAGAGTACTGTGCTGATCGTGGCCCAACGGGTTAGTACAGTTATGGATGCAGATCGGATTATTGTTATTGATGACGGTCAAATCGTCGGAATGGGAAATCACCGAGAGCTGCTGAAGAATAATGAAGTGTACCGCGAGATCGTATCCTCGCAGTTGTCAGAGGAGGAAATAGCATGA
- a CDS encoding ABC transporter ATP-binding protein, producing the protein MSEVNKEYKRPDAAPPRHRGPGAGPPGMMMPVQKAKDFKGTLRRLVRYLRPRQVQLVLVFIMAIASTVFSIFSPKVMGKATTKLFEGAYGMMKGVEGASIDFGYINNILLILVGLYLFSALFSYIQQYIMADVAQKVVFDMREEINGKLERLPLKYFDSRTHGEILSRATNDVDNISTTLQQSLTQLITAIVTIIGVIIMMLTISPWLTLITVITLPLSFVVIIGISKRSQSYFIGQQKSLGQLNGHVEEMYTGHRIIKAFGREKQSLNDFNDINDKLYDSGWRAQFMSGMIMPLMMFIGNLGYVLVCVVGGIFVTKKVIEVGDIQAFIQYSRQFTMPITQTANIANIIQSTIASAERVFELLDEEEEVAEVSNVLAKQEMGAEEGAVEFRHVKFGYKEDAILIEDMNIDVRPGQTIAIVGPTGAGKTTLINLLMRFYEISGGEIVIDGIGITDMKRSELRSKFGMVLQDTWLFNGTIRDNIAYGREGSTEADVVRAAKAAHADHFIRTLPLGYDTVLNEEASNISQGQKQLITIARAILADPSILILDEATSSVDTRTEVQIQKAMNSLMKGRTSFVIAHRLSTIRDADMILVMNQGSVIEKGTHEDLLEQGGFYADLYNSQFSEEDLPEVG; encoded by the coding sequence ATGAGTGAAGTTAATAAAGAGTACAAACGTCCTGATGCCGCACCGCCCCGACATAGAGGTCCAGGTGCCGGCCCTCCTGGAATGATGATGCCTGTTCAGAAAGCCAAGGATTTCAAAGGCACTCTTCGCCGGTTGGTTCGCTATTTACGCCCGCGTCAGGTTCAGCTAGTGTTAGTTTTTATTATGGCTATTGCCAGTACAGTATTTAGTATTTTCAGCCCTAAAGTCATGGGTAAGGCGACTACCAAGCTTTTTGAGGGTGCCTACGGCATGATGAAGGGTGTTGAAGGAGCTTCCATTGACTTTGGATATATTAATAACATCTTGCTTATCTTAGTCGGCCTCTATTTATTCAGTGCTCTGTTCAGCTACATTCAGCAATATATTATGGCCGATGTAGCTCAGAAGGTTGTATTTGATATGCGTGAGGAAATCAACGGTAAGCTTGAACGGCTGCCGCTGAAATATTTTGACTCCCGTACACATGGTGAAATTCTTAGCCGCGCGACTAATGATGTTGATAATATCAGCACGACGCTTCAGCAGAGTTTAACCCAGTTGATCACAGCCATTGTCACCATTATCGGTGTCATTATCATGATGTTGACCATCAGTCCATGGTTAACCTTGATTACTGTAATTACTTTACCGCTGAGTTTTGTCGTTATCATAGGTATCAGCAAGCGGTCACAATCCTACTTTATTGGTCAGCAGAAGTCCCTCGGACAGTTGAACGGCCACGTAGAAGAGATGTATACCGGACACCGTATTATCAAGGCATTCGGACGTGAGAAGCAATCACTTAATGATTTCAATGATATTAATGATAAGCTTTATGATTCCGGCTGGCGGGCTCAGTTCATGTCCGGTATGATTATGCCGCTCATGATGTTTATCGGTAACTTGGGTTATGTGCTAGTCTGTGTGGTTGGGGGTATCTTTGTCACTAAAAAAGTGATTGAAGTCGGAGATATCCAGGCCTTCATTCAGTATTCGCGTCAGTTCACGATGCCCATCACACAAACGGCTAACATCGCCAATATCATTCAGTCCACGATCGCATCGGCAGAACGTGTATTTGAGCTGCTGGATGAAGAAGAGGAAGTCGCTGAAGTATCCAATGTGCTGGCGAAGCAGGAAATGGGTGCTGAAGAAGGCGCTGTTGAGTTCCGTCATGTGAAGTTTGGCTACAAAGAAGATGCGATCCTTATAGAAGATATGAATATTGATGTTCGGCCTGGGCAGACCATAGCCATTGTGGGTCCAACCGGTGCCGGCAAAACAACCCTGATTAACCTTCTGATGCGCTTTTATGAGATCAGTGGTGGGGAAATTGTGATTGATGGAATCGGCATTACCGACATGAAACGCAGTGAACTGCGCAGTAAATTTGGAATGGTGCTGCAGGATACATGGCTATTCAACGGCACGATCCGCGATAATATCGCTTATGGACGTGAAGGATCAACGGAAGCGGATGTGGTTCGTGCGGCTAAGGCAGCCCATGCGGATCACTTCATCCGGACATTGCCGTTAGGCTATGACACCGTGCTGAATGAAGAGGCCTCCAATATTTCACAAGGTCAAAAGCAATTGATTACTATTGCCCGGGCAATTCTGGCTGACCCGTCTATTCTAATTCTTGATGAAGCAACCAGTAGCGTGGATACACGGACCGAGGTGCAGATTCAAAAGGCAATGAACAGCCTGATGAAGGGCAGAACCAGCTTCGTTATCGCTCACCGACTCTCCACAATACGTGATGCAGACATGATCCTGGTCATGAATCAAGGCAGTGTGATAGAGAAAGGTACCCACGAAGATTTACTCGAACAAGGTGGATTCTATGCCGATCTTTACAACAGTCAGTTCTCAGAGGAAGACTTGCCTGAGGTTGGTTAG
- a CDS encoding MMPL family transporter has product MSGYGKWVAGSKTKWITLLVWIAVVGALSMLWPAVNSQEKNNAPNLPKDSQSVQAAIVAEREFPSGSGIPALLVWHREGGMSQEDLLHIQALYSNLEKSPLPHQNFVPPLGQLPPQALQASLSEDRSTLVTPVLFNKTADSDQLGEAVTQLKALIVKETGSDPVAAKLDGSDLSLRVTGPVGISIDATGLFKNADVSLLIATVVLVLVFLLLIYRSPVLALIPLIAVGFAYGVTSPVLGKMAEAGWITVDSQAISIMTVLLFGAGTDYCLFLISRFRQLLKVEESKSQALLRAITDSSGAIAMSGFTVVLALLALLLAQFGAYHRFAIPFSVSIFIMGIASLTLVPALLAIFGRTSFFPFIPRTPQMEMDRAKAKGKPIPQRKVSRKKGIGGLVVSRPWAIVGVTVVILGILASFSSGIKFTYDILSSFPKDMESREGFDMIGKQFSPGELAPAKLMLDTQGIANGQDLKVILGGISYVDTVSDPQQGAVNKNILGYDIEFKSNPYSLEAMSHVPALQATVEQALIDAGIEDPKGSVWVSGQTATQHDTKEVGERDTNLIIPVVIGLITLLLLLYLRSVVATIYLVATVILSFFSALGLGWLIIHYGLGAEAIQGSIPLYSFVFLVALGEDYNIFMISNIWKKRKNMPLKQAISEGVNETGSVITSAGIILAGTFAVLASLPIQVLVQFGIITALGILLDTFVVRPFLVPAITVLLGRLAFWPGKHQEVEKPLPSSVD; this is encoded by the coding sequence ATGTCAGGGTACGGAAAATGGGTGGCAGGTAGCAAAACGAAATGGATCACGCTTTTGGTATGGATTGCAGTAGTAGGTGCTCTTAGCATGTTATGGCCGGCTGTAAATTCGCAGGAAAAGAATAATGCCCCTAACCTTCCGAAGGACTCACAATCTGTACAGGCAGCGATTGTCGCAGAGAGGGAATTTCCGAGCGGTAGTGGTATACCTGCACTACTCGTATGGCACCGTGAAGGTGGAATGTCTCAGGAGGATCTATTACATATTCAAGCCTTATACAGCAACCTGGAAAAGTCTCCACTGCCTCATCAGAATTTCGTGCCTCCGCTTGGACAGCTCCCGCCGCAGGCTCTGCAGGCTTCATTATCTGAAGATCGCAGTACATTGGTGACACCGGTGCTGTTCAATAAAACTGCAGACAGCGATCAGCTCGGTGAAGCGGTGACCCAGTTAAAGGCTCTTATTGTAAAGGAGACGGGTAGTGACCCCGTGGCTGCGAAGCTGGATGGAAGTGATCTTAGCCTTCGTGTTACCGGACCGGTTGGTATCTCTATTGATGCTACAGGATTGTTCAAGAATGCAGACGTATCCTTGTTAATAGCAACAGTAGTTCTTGTGTTAGTGTTTCTATTGCTCATTTACCGTTCCCCGGTATTGGCTCTGATTCCGCTAATTGCAGTTGGTTTCGCGTATGGTGTAACGAGTCCGGTGCTTGGTAAAATGGCTGAGGCCGGTTGGATCACCGTTGATTCGCAAGCCATATCGATTATGACCGTCCTGCTGTTCGGTGCTGGTACGGATTACTGTCTGTTCCTGATTTCACGGTTCCGTCAGTTGCTGAAGGTTGAGGAAAGTAAGAGCCAAGCGCTGCTTCGTGCCATCACTGATTCCTCCGGGGCTATCGCAATGAGCGGTTTCACGGTAGTGTTGGCTTTGCTTGCGCTGTTGCTGGCCCAATTCGGAGCTTATCATCGTTTTGCGATTCCGTTCAGCGTCTCCATCTTTATTATGGGTATCGCCAGTCTGACGCTGGTTCCGGCGTTGCTAGCCATCTTCGGTCGGACCTCTTTCTTCCCGTTTATCCCGCGGACACCTCAAATGGAGATGGATCGGGCCAAAGCTAAAGGCAAGCCTATTCCACAGCGAAAGGTTTCCCGTAAAAAAGGAATTGGAGGACTTGTAGTCTCCCGTCCTTGGGCTATCGTTGGTGTTACTGTAGTGATACTTGGAATATTGGCCTCCTTCTCCAGCGGGATTAAATTCACGTATGATATTCTCTCCTCTTTTCCAAAGGACATGGAGTCCCGTGAAGGCTTCGATATGATTGGCAAACAGTTCTCCCCGGGGGAACTAGCCCCAGCTAAGCTGATGCTTGATACGCAGGGCATAGCGAACGGTCAAGATTTGAAGGTCATTCTGGGCGGGATTTCTTATGTAGATACCGTCTCGGATCCCCAGCAAGGTGCAGTGAATAAGAATATATTGGGCTATGATATCGAATTTAAAAGCAATCCGTATTCGCTGGAGGCCATGAGTCACGTTCCAGCTCTGCAGGCTACGGTTGAGCAAGCATTAATCGATGCAGGGATTGAAGATCCCAAGGGCAGTGTATGGGTTAGCGGGCAGACCGCCACTCAGCATGATACGAAAGAGGTTGGAGAGCGGGATACAAATCTAATCATCCCCGTAGTTATCGGATTAATCACCTTGCTGCTGCTCCTGTATTTACGCTCTGTTGTGGCTACCATTTATTTGGTGGCAACGGTAATTCTGTCCTTCTTCTCAGCACTGGGCCTAGGTTGGCTTATTATCCATTACGGACTGGGTGCGGAGGCGATTCAAGGCTCTATCCCGCTGTATTCCTTTGTGTTTCTAGTCGCGCTCGGCGAGGATTACAACATTTTTATGATCTCGAATATATGGAAGAAGCGCAAAAACATGCCGCTGAAGCAAGCCATCTCTGAGGGGGTAAATGAGACCGGATCGGTGATTACATCCGCAGGTATTATCCTGGCTGGTACCTTTGCCGTACTAGCTTCTCTGCCCATTCAAGTGCTTGTGCAGTTTGGTATTATTACAGCGCTGGGTATCCTGCTGGATACGTTCGTGGTTCGTCCGTTCCTCGTACCGGCAATCACGGTGCTCCTCGGCCGTCTAGCCTTTTGGCCAGGCAAGCATCAAGAGGTCGAGAAACCACTGCCTTCTAGTGTGGATTAG